A window of the Henckelia pumila isolate YLH828 chromosome 3, ASM3356847v2, whole genome shotgun sequence genome harbors these coding sequences:
- the LOC140889319 gene encoding uncharacterized protein yields the protein MSGDANPMEKLLKRFQSFKPPTLQGTENAVDYENWLKDIEQLFESLDYIDERRVRLDKGAEFASLKQGQMNIEEYVAKFTSLLKFAPHIVANDEAQADQFINVLNPDVFTLVNSGRPNNFSDALDHAKGA from the exons ATGAGTGGTGATGCCAATCCGATGGAAAAACTGCTTAAACGATTTCAATCCTTCAAACCACCGACGTTACAAGGAACTGAGAACGCTGTGGATTATGAGAATTGGCTAAAGGATATCGAGCAGCTATTTGAATCCCTCGACTATATAGATGAACGTCGTGTTAGACTG gacaagggagcggagTTTGCAAGTTTGAAACAGGGACaaatgaatattgaagaatatgttgcaaagttcaccAGCCTACTGAAGTTTGCTCCGCATATTGTTGCaaatgatgaagctcaagccgatcaatttataaatGTCTTGAATCCAGATGTGTTCACTCTTGTAAATTCGGGACGACCGAATAATTTTTCTGATGCTCTTGATCATGCAAAAGGAGCTTAA